The following proteins come from a genomic window of bacterium:
- a CDS encoding inorganic phosphate transporter family protein, with translation MIIAVTIVIAVFLAMNMGISGFSVSFAPSFGSDILKKNRAALLYGFCVIAGACLVGPRVVETLVRKISSAELNVVSSVIILVSCAVTMFLSNILKVPQSTSFITVASFVGSGLFYGKVNWYTVGKILAFAIIFSAVSFVLTITIKHGLYPPRHGNLRFYEKFFVNRGKFRKFIIYTDMYSAFGVGTNNVANVVAPLVVLLGTGNLFLLLALSPLFGLGAYFWGERVIRSLSKDIVPVGEVSASIVSVITSTFVLIASLLGLPAPYVQFATFSLLGISCSKDGLKNTFRKTLVKKILWVWILVPIFTVLFSFSLHFLFSKWLNL, from the coding sequence ATGATAATAGCGGTTACGATAGTAATTGCGGTATTTCTTGCGATGAACATGGGTATTAGCGGTTTTTCAGTGTCATTCGCGCCTTCTTTCGGAAGTGATATACTTAAGAAGAATAGAGCGGCATTGCTCTACGGCTTTTGCGTAATAGCTGGGGCCTGTTTGGTTGGCCCGCGGGTAGTGGAGACGCTGGTGCGCAAGATTTCATCTGCGGAGTTGAATGTAGTTTCAAGCGTAATAATACTCGTCTCGTGCGCTGTAACCATGTTCTTGAGTAATATTTTAAAAGTACCGCAATCGACAAGCTTCATAACCGTCGCAAGCTTTGTTGGATCAGGTTTATTTTATGGTAAGGTCAATTGGTATACTGTGGGAAAAATTTTGGCATTTGCCATCATTTTCTCTGCGGTGTCATTTGTCCTCACTATAACGATTAAACACGGGCTTTATCCCCCGCGGCATGGCAACCTTAGGTTTTATGAAAAGTTCTTTGTTAACAGGGGAAAATTTAGAAAATTTATTATTTACACAGATATGTATTCGGCTTTCGGAGTTGGCACAAACAATGTTGCCAATGTCGTAGCGCCGCTTGTGGTTTTGTTAGGCACAGGAAATCTTTTTTTGTTGTTAGCACTTAGTCCGCTTTTCGGTTTGGGGGCTTATTTTTGGGGGGAAAGAGTGATACGTTCATTGTCGAAGGATATAGTGCCGGTAGGAGAGGTTTCGGCCAGTATAGTATCTGTCATCACATCCACTTTTGTGCTTATCGCGTCGTTATTGGGGCTGCCGGCGCCCTACGTTCAGTTTGCGACATTTTCGTTATTGGGAATAAGCTGCTCGAAAGACGGGCTCAAAAACACATTTAGAAAAACGTTAGTAAAAAAAATATTATGGGTATGGATACTGGTGCCTATTTTCACAGTATTGTTTAGCTTTAGTCTGCACTTTTTATTTTCCAAATGGCTGAATTTATAA
- a CDS encoding phosphoadenylyl-sulfate reductase — protein MILLNTKEDLKELVEKLNFKEKVERSKALIREAYKAYGDSLVVANSLGKDSVAVWDLAKRVNPKIRGFIVTTRFKPTETVRFMNETVQRYPKLKVYKNDSEIPEKLYETKPDLCCDILKVEPVRRAIEELDVTCWVTGLRCTEGRTRTDFLEVEERDKELIKLNPILIWKEREVWQYLALYGVPVNPLYKEGYRSLGCAPCSKITNDDNERAGRWIGTSKCGGECGIHTRPLKENK, from the coding sequence ATGATTTTGTTAAACACGAAAGAGGATCTTAAGGAGTTGGTGGAGAAGCTGAATTTTAAGGAGAAAGTAGAGAGGTCGAAGGCTCTTATAAGAGAAGCGTATAAAGCATACGGGGATAGCCTTGTCGTAGCTAATAGCTTGGGAAAGGATTCGGTTGCGGTATGGGATCTCGCGAAAAGGGTGAATCCGAAAATACGCGGGTTTATAGTAACTACTAGATTTAAACCAACTGAGACGGTACGTTTCATGAATGAAACCGTTCAAAGGTACCCGAAGCTAAAGGTATATAAGAATGATTCTGAGATACCGGAAAAACTGTATGAAACGAAACCGGATCTGTGCTGCGATATCCTTAAGGTTGAACCGGTGAGGCGCGCAATAGAAGAGCTCGACGTTACATGTTGGGTGACCGGTCTTCGCTGTACGGAAGGCAGGACACGCACCGACTTCCTGGAAGTCGAGGAGCGGGACAAAGAGCTCATAAAACTGAATCCTATCCTTATCTGGAAAGAACGCGAAGTGTGGCAGTATCTCGCGCTCTATGGAGTTCCGGTAAACCCGCTATATAAGGAAGGATATCGGTCTCTCGGTTGCGCACCATGCTCGAAGATTACCAATGACGATAACGAGCGCGCCGGACGCTGGATAGGAACGAGTAAGTGCGGCGGTGAATGCGGTATACACACGCGGCCATTAAAGGAGAATAAATGA
- a CDS encoding Rrf2 family transcriptional regulator encodes MRISYKGDYALKAMLDLALHYNAELVTGHDMAQRIDAPIKFMGQVLLELRKGGFIESRRGNIGGYMLSRPPGKISVGEVVRYIDGPIEPIACLKDKYSNCADINRCVFKKLWNKVYQATADIVDNVTFEELASEVNSSNQVLAYSI; translated from the coding sequence ATGAGAATTTCATATAAGGGCGATTATGCATTGAAGGCAATGTTAGATTTAGCGCTTCACTATAACGCTGAATTAGTAACTGGTCATGATATGGCTCAGCGTATTGACGCGCCTATAAAATTCATGGGGCAGGTTTTGCTGGAATTAAGAAAAGGCGGTTTTATAGAAAGCAGGCGCGGTAATATTGGCGGATATATGCTCTCCAGGCCGCCAGGAAAGATATCAGTGGGTGAAGTAGTCAGATATATTGACGGCCCGATCGAACCGATTGCTTGTTTAAAAGATAAATATTCAAACTGCGCAGATATTAATAGATGTGTATTTAAAAAACTCTGGAACAAGGTCTATCAGGCAACAGCCGACATCGTTGATAATGTGACGTTCGAGGAATTGGCATCAGAAGTCAATTCAAGCAATCAGGTTTTAGCATATTCAATCTAA
- a CDS encoding sulfide-dependent adenosine diphosphate thiazole synthase — protein sequence MVSDVIVIGGGPSGLMAARDLSNAGFKALIIESNNYIGGGFWIGGYFMNTLTFRAPADKILNELKIPHKEIEEGLFVADGPNACSKLISAACDSGAKILNLTKFDDVVLRSNRVEGAVINWSPVSALPRQITCVDPIALESKVIIDATGHDAWVAKSLEKRGLLKLQTYGPMDVVLSEDQVVEKTGEIYPGLYAIGMAVSTVFGIPRMGPTFAGMLFSGRKAAQQIIKALAPGA from the coding sequence ATCGTTTCAGATGTTATTGTGATCGGCGGCGGACCGAGCGGCCTTATGGCAGCTCGTGATCTATCCAATGCGGGTTTTAAGGCTTTGATAATTGAAAGCAATAACTACATAGGGGGAGGTTTCTGGATCGGCGGTTATTTTATGAATACGCTCACCTTTCGGGCGCCGGCAGATAAAATCCTTAATGAGTTGAAAATACCTCATAAGGAAATAGAAGAAGGATTATTTGTCGCCGATGGGCCGAACGCCTGTTCAAAACTTATTTCTGCCGCATGTGATTCGGGTGCAAAAATACTTAACCTGACAAAGTTCGATGATGTGGTGTTGCGTAGCAATAGAGTGGAAGGAGCAGTCATTAACTGGTCGCCTGTTTCAGCACTGCCACGGCAGATTACCTGCGTTGACCCGATTGCCTTGGAATCAAAGGTAATAATCGATGCCACCGGTCATGATGCATGGGTAGCAAAGAGTCTTGAAAAGAGGGGTCTGTTGAAATTACAGACTTACGGTCCTATGGATGTTGTTCTTTCAGAAGACCAGGTTGTAGAAAAGACAGGCGAAATTTATCCGGGGCTCTATGCAATCGGTATGGCCGTATCTACAGTGTTCGGCATACCGCGTATGGGTCCTACTTTTGCAGGGATGCTTTTCTCAGGAAGAAAGGCTGCCCAGCAAATAATTAAGGCTTTGGCTCCCGGCGCATAA
- a CDS encoding beta-galactosidase, with protein sequence MVNRMLCAENIGTTFSQVQCGYLGLDWRETYQEVLDMKFDIIRLGAYWNRIEKSRGEFDFGELDWQIKKAREKNIRVLLTVGMKAPRWPEYFIPDWLEKETSLRSGSAVSDKPSVRRGVLIFIREVINRYKDENIIIAWQVENEPLSRSGPKDLWIRKDFLQNEIDLVKELDDMDRPVVVNAMTYANGFLRFLTRFIYRKDPVYETIDIARIPAINVYPAIGHEILKNKVCFWTNSGERIKYLRQFVDYARSEKKSLWVTELQAEPWEPGELVHTREEKAITCGAENFPEYFNELRSLNIGTIFLWGSEYWIFRKKRFHDETWITAAMDIIKEQQQNPLSPGI encoded by the coding sequence ATGGTGAATAGGATGCTTTGCGCGGAAAACATAGGCACAACGTTCAGCCAGGTTCAGTGCGGGTATCTGGGCCTGGACTGGAGAGAAACCTATCAGGAAGTCCTCGATATGAAGTTCGATATAATCCGCCTCGGCGCTTATTGGAACAGGATTGAAAAAAGCAGGGGGGAGTTTGATTTCGGCGAACTTGACTGGCAGATTAAAAAAGCGCGGGAAAAAAATATCCGGGTGCTTTTAACCGTCGGCATGAAAGCCCCGCGGTGGCCGGAATATTTTATTCCGGACTGGCTCGAAAAAGAAACAAGCCTGCGGTCCGGCAGCGCGGTTTCCGATAAACCATCCGTCCGCCGGGGCGTTTTGATATTCATCCGGGAAGTCATTAACCGGTATAAAGATGAAAATATAATCATCGCGTGGCAGGTGGAGAATGAGCCTTTGAGCAGGTCGGGCCCGAAAGATTTGTGGATACGGAAGGATTTCCTCCAAAACGAGATCGATCTGGTAAAAGAACTGGATGATATGGATCGTCCCGTTGTAGTTAATGCCATGACCTATGCAAATGGTTTCCTCCGGTTTCTGACCAGGTTTATATACAGAAAAGATCCGGTTTATGAAACTATTGATATCGCGCGGATACCGGCTATTAACGTTTATCCGGCCATAGGGCATGAGATATTAAAAAACAAAGTATGTTTCTGGACGAATTCCGGAGAAAGGATAAAATACCTGAGGCAGTTTGTCGATTATGCCCGGTCAGAGAAGAAATCTTTATGGGTTACGGAACTTCAGGCTGAACCATGGGAACCCGGCGAACTGGTTCATACAAGGGAAGAAAAGGCGATAACATGCGGGGCAGAAAATTTTCCGGAATATTTCAATGAACTACGCTCTTTAAATATCGGCACAATTTTTCTCTGGGGATCGGAGTACTGGATCTTCCGTAAAAAGAGGTTTCATGATGAGACCTGGATAACAGCAGCCATGGATATCATAAAAGAACAACAGCAGAATCCCTTATCCCCGGGCATCTGA
- a CDS encoding glycosyltransferase family 2 protein, translating to MDYKYSRHGIEGKEKTLERFLEIAPGALSWTIIIGICVISILKPLAASVIMLAFLLYWLIRLIYMNIFLVLSYLRLEIEKDTDWMERIAAVDKLESRQPLFCDFDAIKSFKNKISARMHCRQVLKLRENGKMPPLSENIYHLVILPVIRETAEVVEPGVKAIKEGLYPSERFLVIIALEETASDPVKRDMEKIAEKYKNSFLDFLIVIHPANQPGEARVKGANTTCAAKRAAAYFKERGIPAENVAVSCFDADTVPNPRYFACLTYYFMVSPERLNTSYQPIPVYHNNIWNTPAFARIIDIGTSFFQLIEATNPSKLVTFSSHSMSFKALLDVGYWPVDIISDDSAIFWKAFIHYDGNYHVIPIYTTVSMDIATGPTLKKTFGAIYKQKRRWAWGVENFPIVIRAFVKSKKIRWKQKISYGYKLLDSFISWSTWSFLLLFGSWLPSFFASRQFASSTVYYTAPRIRSIMFALAFSGIIICMIISLLLLPRKKVKYNFIIRVRHIFEWLFIPVILLFLSALPALDAQTRLMFGRYMEFWVTEKYRKNKKQL from the coding sequence ATGGATTATAAATATTCCCGGCATGGCATAGAGGGAAAAGAAAAAACACTCGAACGGTTTCTTGAAATTGCGCCGGGCGCGCTGAGCTGGACAATTATCATCGGCATATGCGTGATTTCAATCCTGAAGCCCCTTGCGGCGTCAGTTATTATGCTTGCTTTCCTTTTATACTGGCTGATCAGGCTTATTTATATGAATATTTTTCTTGTTCTTTCCTATCTGCGCCTTGAGATAGAAAAGGATACCGATTGGATGGAACGTATCGCGGCTGTTGATAAACTGGAATCTCGCCAGCCTCTTTTTTGCGATTTCGATGCGATTAAGAGCTTTAAAAATAAAATATCGGCCCGCATGCACTGCCGCCAGGTGCTGAAGCTCAGGGAAAACGGGAAAATGCCGCCTCTATCCGAAAATATATATCATCTGGTTATTTTACCTGTGATACGGGAAACCGCGGAAGTAGTTGAGCCCGGCGTTAAAGCGATAAAAGAAGGATTGTATCCTTCAGAAAGGTTTCTGGTGATAATCGCGCTTGAAGAAACGGCCTCAGACCCGGTTAAGCGTGATATGGAAAAAATAGCAGAAAAATATAAAAACTCTTTTCTCGATTTTCTAATAGTAATCCATCCGGCGAACCAGCCCGGCGAAGCCAGGGTAAAAGGAGCCAACACGACATGCGCCGCAAAACGGGCGGCAGCATATTTCAAAGAACGCGGTATTCCGGCTGAAAACGTGGCGGTTTCCTGTTTTGACGCGGATACTGTTCCCAATCCGCGCTATTTCGCATGTCTGACTTATTATTTTATGGTGTCTCCCGAAAGGCTGAACACAAGTTACCAGCCGATTCCCGTATATCACAATAACATATGGAATACCCCCGCTTTTGCCAGGATAATTGATATCGGAACATCATTTTTCCAATTGATTGAAGCGACCAATCCGAGCAAACTTGTCACATTTTCGAGCCATAGCATGAGTTTCAAAGCCCTGCTGGATGTCGGCTATTGGCCGGTTGATATAATTTCCGACGATTCGGCGATATTCTGGAAAGCGTTTATACATTATGACGGGAACTATCATGTAATTCCCATTTATACCACGGTTTCCATGGATATCGCGACCGGGCCGACTCTTAAAAAAACATTCGGCGCGATTTACAAACAGAAAAGGAGATGGGCATGGGGAGTGGAAAATTTCCCGATTGTTATCAGGGCATTTGTAAAATCAAAGAAAATCAGATGGAAACAGAAAATCAGCTACGGTTATAAACTTCTCGATTCATTTATTTCATGGTCTACATGGTCATTTTTATTGTTATTCGGAAGCTGGCTTCCTTCGTTTTTCGCGTCAAGGCAATTTGCTTCCTCCACTGTATATTATACGGCTCCCCGTATACGCAGTATCATGTTTGCGCTGGCGTTCAGCGGAATTATTATCTGCATGATAATAAGCCTGTTGCTGCTTCCCCGGAAAAAGGTGAAATACAATTTTATAATCAGGGTCAGGCATATTTTTGAATGGCTGTTTATTCCGGTTATTCTCCTGTTCCTGAGCGCGCTGCCGGCGCTTGACGCGCAAACCCGTCTTATGTTCGGCAGGTACATGGAGTTCTGGGTAACTGAGAAATACAGAAAAAACAAAAAACAGTTATGA
- a CDS encoding PEGA domain-containing protein, translating into MIYCALCPVLILYSFGFILHPSNRQISQTGLIHIASAPEGADIYMGKSRYKYKTPASIPELLPGRYQISLRIKGYRTWNHEVSVEEGKAVNFDDIILLPERLKPDLLVPGADFQSLSLLRDTDTLILKRSLRLKDLFFFDREKEESESLLKDNVSYGDFPVSDIYSANGSRRIIIGGGSLWSRKFYLIDPENKTQNISDISGFFDGKPAMLIWGASYQTDCFAVYDDYINRLNLSDMSLYPKYLENVKGFGLSGKWLYILDTKDRISRTTAEKQEFTTLFEDKYLGKNLFNKSRFYRIQFIKKDIFLFWGNNGDLVTTVPPYVMSSEGVTGTAFHDRSRRLMFWTGNNVWIADFNEDNEDDVLFSGRIRLRAVYENGKDILQCFWAYNGTHIILRDEDRIFLFELMPDGKHHIEYITDVKNNSDIFYSDETGCLYYLDKKGSMMKLKIVTAKKTILAPFTDAVQNRMDSDGL; encoded by the coding sequence TTGATATATTGCGCTCTTTGTCCTGTTCTCATATTGTATTCTTTCGGTTTCATTCTGCATCCGTCAAATAGGCAGATTTCACAAACCGGTTTAATCCACATCGCGTCCGCTCCCGAAGGAGCTGATATATACATGGGAAAAAGCCGTTATAAATATAAGACTCCGGCGTCTATCCCGGAGCTTCTTCCCGGCCGGTACCAGATTTCCCTTAGAATTAAGGGATACAGGACATGGAATCACGAAGTATCGGTTGAGGAAGGGAAAGCCGTGAACTTTGACGATATTATCCTCCTGCCCGAAAGATTAAAGCCGGATCTCCTGGTCCCCGGGGCGGATTTCCAGAGCCTGTCCTTACTCCGGGATACCGACACGCTGATTTTGAAAAGAAGCCTCCGCCTTAAAGATCTTTTCTTTTTTGACCGGGAAAAAGAGGAATCGGAAAGCCTGTTGAAAGACAATGTCTCCTACGGCGATTTTCCTGTTTCCGATATCTATTCGGCGAATGGAAGCAGACGGATTATCATTGGCGGCGGTTCTTTATGGAGCAGGAAATTTTATTTAATCGATCCTGAAAATAAAACACAGAATATATCCGACATCAGCGGGTTTTTTGACGGCAAACCCGCTATGCTTATATGGGGCGCTTCATATCAGACCGATTGTTTCGCTGTTTATGATGATTATATCAATCGGTTAAATCTTAGCGACATGTCTTTATACCCTAAGTATCTGGAAAATGTAAAAGGCTTCGGTTTAAGCGGGAAATGGCTGTATATTTTAGACACAAAAGACCGGATTTCAAGGACAACGGCGGAAAAACAGGAATTCACAACATTATTTGAGGATAAATATCTGGGTAAAAACCTTTTTAATAAATCGCGATTTTACAGGATACAGTTTATCAAAAAAGACATTTTCCTTTTTTGGGGGAATAACGGCGATTTAGTAACGACCGTACCGCCTTATGTGATGTCATCTGAAGGTGTGACGGGAACGGCTTTTCATGACCGGAGCCGTAGGCTTATGTTCTGGACAGGCAATAATGTCTGGATAGCTGATTTCAATGAAGATAATGAGGATGACGTTTTATTTTCGGGCCGAATCCGCCTGCGGGCAGTCTATGAAAACGGAAAAGATATTTTACAATGTTTTTGGGCCTACAACGGGACACACATCATATTGAGAGATGAAGACAGGATATTTTTATTTGAATTGATGCCTGACGGGAAACATCATATCGAATATATTACGGATGTTAAAAATAATTCCGACATATTTTATTCAGATGAAACCGGATGTTTGTATTATCTGGACAAGAAAGGAAGCATGATGAAACTGAAGATTGTTACCGCGAAAAAGACAATTCTCGCTCCTTTCACCGATGCGGTACAGAACAGGATGGACAGCGATGGATTATAA
- a CDS encoding CusA/CzcA family heavy metal efflux RND transporter — protein sequence MINKIIEICLKNRFLVIAAFALVIVWGFSSMKETPVDAIPDIGELQILVYADWPGRSPQDIEDQVIYPLTIGLMGTPGVKVVRSTSAFGFGLINMIFEDGTDFYWARTRVLERLDFARKDVPKDATVTLGPDATALGQIFWYTVEGDGYNLAELRSIQDWYVRYQLTAVDGVSEVASVGGYVKQYQIDVDPNKLIAHDVNLHHVIDAVQKSNIDVGAKVFEEGGAEFIIRGLGFIKNISDIENIVIGEKEGVPVYVKNIAAVIIGPEFRRGALDREGQEVTGGVVVMRYGENPLKVIERVKQKIEELSAGLPEGVKIVPFYDRTGLIQRSINTLKTALIQEIIITVFVILVFLLHFWGSVVISLVLPIGILIAFIFMKQFGVNANIMSLGGIAIAIGVMVDSGCVLVENIYRRLVTRRKELNVDKLNTEERLNTCVEGAQEVGKPVLFALLTTIIGFIPVFVLTGQAGKLFRPLAFTKTFTMAAAAIIALALLPTLCYYFLRGRLKPVEENKTAQVLFKGYNPLIRWSIKHKGIIVLISIGVMITGLICGSLMKQEFMPPLNEGDLLFMPVFLPGASLTQVMDVMKKQDIIIKNEFPEVEWVVGKLGRAETATDPAPVGMIETIIHLKDKKSWRNGMTREKLIQEIQEKTRMPGVSPIMTQPIRNRIDMLATGIQTPVGIKVFGPDLNKIVEIATQIEKIVGGVDGAVSPYAERTSNRPYFEIEIDREKAARYGIKVGDIQHIIMTAIGGMNLTTTVEGRERYPVRIRYMRELRDTPEALNRIFIPAAGGKHIPLAQIAELKQVPGPAVINSENTLTYARVFVNVDQSKVGLVDFVKNAQDAVKNKIKSGDIKLPSGYFISWSGQFESEMESRKKLIPSLVICLAVIIILLYVAFKNFSVLLILSTGLPVSLMGGIILLFLLGFRFSTAVWVGFIALFGVATDNAVVLLSTLEDLFKKKAPKTIEGIRSLVIEGGLLRVRPAMMTTATTIIALMPVMFSTGTGSEIMKPMASPTVGGLVTATLSNLVLVPVLYCWIKEKQLKKPSV from the coding sequence ATGATAAACAAGATTATAGAGATTTGTCTTAAAAACAGATTTTTGGTAATAGCAGCTTTCGCCCTTGTCATCGTATGGGGTTTTTCATCTATGAAAGAAACTCCTGTTGACGCGATACCCGATATCGGAGAACTCCAGATTTTAGTCTATGCCGATTGGCCCGGCAGGAGCCCGCAGGATATAGAAGACCAGGTAATATATCCTTTGACAATAGGCTTAATGGGCACACCCGGGGTCAAGGTGGTGCGTTCTACCTCAGCCTTTGGTTTCGGTTTGATAAATATGATATTTGAGGACGGCACTGATTTTTATTGGGCCAGGACCCGTGTGCTGGAGAGGCTGGACTTCGCGCGGAAAGATGTTCCCAAAGATGCTACTGTTACTTTAGGTCCGGATGCCACAGCCCTGGGCCAAATTTTCTGGTATACAGTCGAGGGCGACGGTTACAATCTTGCCGAACTTCGTTCTATACAAGATTGGTATGTCCGTTACCAGTTGACCGCGGTAGACGGGGTTTCAGAAGTAGCTTCGGTTGGCGGGTATGTGAAACAATATCAGATAGATGTGGACCCGAATAAACTCATCGCGCATGATGTTAATCTCCATCATGTAATAGATGCTGTCCAGAAATCCAATATAGATGTCGGCGCAAAGGTGTTTGAAGAAGGAGGAGCCGAGTTCATTATCCGGGGATTAGGTTTTATTAAGAATATTTCGGATATAGAAAACATTGTTATCGGCGAGAAAGAAGGCGTGCCTGTATATGTGAAAAACATAGCCGCCGTGATTATAGGCCCTGAATTTCGCAGAGGAGCTCTTGACAGGGAAGGACAGGAAGTAACCGGCGGCGTTGTCGTTATGCGTTACGGGGAGAACCCTTTAAAAGTTATAGAAAGGGTTAAACAAAAAATAGAGGAACTTTCCGCGGGGTTGCCCGAAGGCGTTAAAATCGTTCCCTTTTATGACAGGACAGGGCTAATACAGCGTTCTATAAACACGTTGAAAACAGCCCTCATACAGGAAATTATCATTACTGTCTTTGTTATTCTTGTCTTTCTTTTGCACTTCTGGGGCAGTGTTGTCATATCATTGGTCCTGCCTATAGGCATTCTCATTGCTTTCATATTCATGAAGCAGTTCGGAGTGAACGCGAACATAATGAGTTTAGGCGGCATTGCTATAGCCATAGGGGTTATGGTGGATTCCGGCTGCGTTCTTGTAGAGAATATTTACAGGAGACTTGTAACCCGGCGCAAAGAACTGAATGTAGACAAGCTTAATACTGAAGAACGTTTAAATACATGCGTGGAAGGCGCTCAGGAAGTGGGCAAGCCGGTTCTTTTCGCGCTTCTTACCACAATCATAGGATTTATACCTGTATTTGTTTTAACAGGACAGGCAGGGAAACTTTTCAGGCCCCTTGCTTTTACAAAGACATTTACTATGGCGGCGGCCGCTATTATCGCGCTGGCGCTTTTACCGACGCTGTGTTATTACTTTTTGAGGGGCAGGCTGAAGCCGGTTGAAGAGAATAAAACAGCCCAGGTGTTATTCAAAGGATACAATCCTCTTATAAGATGGTCTATTAAGCATAAAGGGATAATCGTCCTTATTTCTATTGGGGTAATGATTACTGGATTAATATGCGGCTCTTTAATGAAACAGGAATTTATGCCGCCGCTTAATGAAGGCGATCTTTTGTTTATGCCCGTGTTTTTACCCGGCGCATCCTTAACGCAGGTAATGGATGTTATGAAGAAACAGGACATCATTATAAAAAATGAGTTTCCGGAAGTAGAGTGGGTAGTGGGAAAGCTTGGCCGGGCAGAAACCGCTACTGATCCCGCTCCGGTGGGGATGATTGAAACGATAATCCATCTTAAGGATAAAAAGTCCTGGCGTAACGGGATGACACGGGAAAAGCTTATTCAGGAAATCCAGGAAAAGACAAGGATGCCCGGGGTGAGCCCTATAATGACCCAGCCAATACGCAACAGAATTGATATGCTGGCAACGGGTATTCAGACACCCGTAGGCATTAAAGTCTTCGGGCCGGATTTGAATAAAATCGTGGAAATCGCCACGCAAATAGAAAAAATAGTAGGCGGAGTGGATGGAGCTGTCAGCCCATATGCCGAGCGCACGTCAAACAGGCCTTATTTTGAAATTGAGATAGACAGGGAAAAGGCGGCCCGCTACGGCATTAAAGTCGGCGATATTCAGCACATCATTATGACAGCGATTGGCGGAATGAATTTAACCACAACTGTAGAGGGCAGAGAGCGCTACCCGGTGCGGATACGGTATATGAGAGAATTGAGAGATACGCCTGAGGCGCTGAACAGGATTTTTATCCCGGCAGCGGGCGGTAAGCATATTCCTTTAGCGCAAATTGCCGAGTTAAAACAAGTTCCGGGGCCCGCCGTCATCAATTCCGAAAATACTCTCACTTATGCCAGGGTCTTTGTCAATGTCGATCAAAGCAAGGTCGGGCTGGTCGATTTTGTAAAAAACGCTCAGGACGCAGTAAAAAATAAAATTAAATCAGGCGATATTAAACTGCCGTCAGGATATTTTATTTCCTGGTCGGGACAGTTTGAATCTGAAATGGAATCGCGTAAGAAGCTAATCCCGTCACTTGTAATATGTCTTGCCGTCATCATCATTCTTCTCTATGTGGCGTTTAAGAACTTCAGCGTATTGCTAATCCTGTCCACGGGCCTTCCGGTATCACTTATGGGAGGCATTATACTTCTATTTCTTTTGGGATTCAGGTTCTCAACCGCCGTATGGGTCGGTTTTATAGCTCTTTTTGGCGTGGCTACAGATAACGCGGTTGTTCTTCTTTCAACATTGGAAGATCTGTTTAAGAAAAAAGCGCCGAAGACGATCGAGGGCATCCGAAGTTTGGTTATTGAAGGGGGATTATTGAGAGTAAGGCCCGCAATGATGACCACAGCTACAACCATAATAGCCCTTATGCCGGTTATGTTTTCCACCGGCACCGGCTCTGAAATAATGAAACCGATGGCATCTCCCACGGTAGGGGGCTTGGTCACCGCTACATTATCCAACCTTGTTTTGGTTCCGGTGCTGTATTGCTGGATTAAGGAAAAACAATTAAAGAAACCATCAGTCTAA